A part of Pantoea vagans genomic DNA contains:
- the pdxA gene encoding 4-hydroxythreonine-4-phosphate dehydrogenase PdxA — MRSNLRVVITPGEPAGIGPDLTVQLAQQSWPVELVVCASPALLQQRAAQLGLPLTLRTYQPDAAAEPQQAGTLTVLPIETAETVTPGELCVANSDYVLATLARACDGCLDGEFSALITGPVHKGVINDAGIAFTGHTEFFADRAGGHRVVMMLATEELRVALATTHLPLKDVPAAVTRDCLHEVITILHRDLQQKFAIAEPHIYVCGLNPHAGESGHMGREEIDIITPALNELRQQGINLTGPLPADTLFQPKYLQYADAVLAMYHDQGLPVLKFQGFGRAVNITLGLPFIRTSVDHGTALELAGLGQAEPGSFITALNLAITMIKSSNE; from the coding sequence ATGCGCAGTAATCTTCGTGTGGTGATCACGCCCGGCGAACCCGCCGGGATTGGTCCCGATCTCACCGTTCAGCTGGCTCAGCAGTCGTGGCCGGTTGAACTGGTGGTGTGCGCCTCGCCAGCACTGTTGCAGCAGCGTGCGGCCCAACTTGGTCTGCCGCTGACGCTACGGACCTACCAGCCTGACGCGGCGGCAGAGCCGCAGCAGGCGGGTACGCTGACTGTCCTGCCCATTGAAACGGCAGAGACGGTTACACCCGGTGAACTCTGCGTCGCCAACAGCGACTATGTACTGGCAACGCTGGCACGCGCCTGTGACGGTTGTCTCGACGGTGAATTTTCCGCCCTGATAACCGGTCCGGTGCACAAAGGTGTGATCAATGATGCCGGCATCGCCTTTACCGGCCATACCGAATTTTTCGCCGATCGCGCAGGTGGCCATCGCGTAGTTATGATGCTGGCGACAGAAGAGTTGCGCGTTGCACTGGCGACTACGCATCTGCCGCTGAAAGATGTCCCCGCTGCGGTCACCCGCGACTGTCTGCATGAAGTGATCACGATTCTGCATCGCGATCTGCAGCAGAAATTTGCGATTGCCGAACCGCATATTTACGTCTGTGGTCTTAACCCGCATGCGGGTGAAAGTGGCCACATGGGTCGGGAAGAGATCGACATCATCACGCCAGCACTCAACGAACTGCGTCAGCAGGGCATTAATCTGACCGGCCCGCTGCCTGCGGATACCCTTTTCCAGCCTAAATATCTGCAGTATGCCGATGCGGTGCTGGCGATGTATCACGACCAGGGCCTGCCAGTACTCAAATTTCAGGGGTTTGGCCGGGCGGTGAATATCACCCTGGGTCTGCCCTTTATCCGGACTTCCGTTGACCACGGCACCGCGCTGGAACTCGCCGGTCTGGGTCAGGCTGAACCGGGCAGCTTCATCACGGCGCTTAACCTCGCCATCACTATGATCAAGAGCAGTAATGAATAA
- the rsmA gene encoding 16S rRNA (adenine(1518)-N(6)/adenine(1519)-N(6))-dimethyltransferase RsmA — protein MNNRVHQGHYARKRFGQNFLNDQYIIDSIVSAIHPQRDEALVEIGPGLGALTEPVGERLDKLTVIELDRDLAARLETHPFLGPKLTIFQQDAMTFDFAALAQERGQPLRVFGNLPYNISTPLMFHLFSYTGSIKDMHFMLQKEVVNRLVAGPGSKAYGRLTVMAQYYCQVIPVLEVPPHSFTPPPKVDSAVVRLVPFAEPPHPVSDVRILSRITTEAFGQRRKTLRNSLSHMVAAGALEELSIDPTLRAENVSVAQYCQLANWLANHQGKSQE, from the coding sequence ATGAATAATCGCGTCCATCAGGGGCACTACGCCCGTAAACGTTTCGGGCAGAACTTCCTGAACGATCAGTACATTATCGACAGCATTGTCTCCGCCATCCATCCACAGCGCGACGAAGCGCTGGTGGAAATCGGCCCGGGCCTGGGTGCCTTAACCGAGCCGGTTGGCGAACGCCTCGATAAATTAACGGTAATAGAACTGGACCGCGACCTCGCTGCGCGTCTGGAAACCCATCCGTTCCTTGGCCCGAAACTGACTATCTTCCAGCAGGATGCCATGACCTTCGACTTCGCCGCGCTGGCGCAGGAGAGAGGCCAGCCGCTGCGGGTATTTGGTAACCTGCCGTACAATATTTCGACCCCGCTGATGTTCCACCTTTTCAGCTATACTGGTTCGATCAAAGATATGCACTTCATGCTGCAGAAAGAGGTGGTTAACCGTCTGGTCGCCGGTCCGGGCAGTAAAGCATATGGCCGTCTGACGGTAATGGCGCAATATTACTGCCAGGTCATCCCGGTGCTGGAAGTGCCTCCGCACTCCTTTACGCCGCCACCGAAAGTGGACTCGGCCGTAGTGCGGCTGGTGCCGTTTGCTGAGCCGCCTCATCCGGTCAGCGACGTGCGCATCCTGAGCCGTATTACCACGGAAGCATTCGGCCAGCGCCGCAAAACGCTGCGCAACAGCCTGAGCCACATGGTGGCTGCCGGGGCACTGGAAGAGTTATCCATAGATCCAACCCTGCGTGCCGAGAACGTCTCCGTCGCGCAATATTGTCAGCTGGCAAACTGGCTGGCGAATCATCAGGGAAAATCGCAGGAGTAA
- the surA gene encoding peptidylprolyl isomerase SurA, producing MKNWRMLILGVAISANTAFAAPQVVDKVAAVVNNGVVLESDVDGMMGTVKSQAQQAGQQLPDDKTLRHQILERQIMDNIILQMGEKAGIQISDEQLDQAIQNIAAQNRMSLDQLRSRLAYDGMNYSVYRSQIRKEMTIAEVRNNEVRRRVTILPQEVDTLANQIGSQNSQGTELNVSHILLPLPENPTQQQVDEQETLAKQLVGELKNGADFGKMAVTYSADSQALKGGNMGWGKIEELPTLFAQALATAKKGDIVGPVRSGVGFHILKVNDLRGESKNVSVTEVHSRHILLKPSPILTDEQARAQLEQIAADIRSGKTTFAAAAKQYSDDPGSANQGGDLGWTSPESFDPAFRDALLRLQKGQTSQPVHSSFGWHLIQLLDSRQVDKTDAAQKERAYRMLFNRKFAEEAQTWMQEQRASAYVKILDGNAQ from the coding sequence ATGAAGAACTGGAGAATGCTGATTCTTGGTGTGGCAATCAGTGCCAACACCGCGTTCGCAGCACCACAAGTCGTTGATAAAGTTGCAGCCGTGGTCAATAACGGCGTGGTTCTTGAGAGTGACGTGGACGGCATGATGGGCACGGTTAAATCTCAGGCCCAGCAGGCAGGTCAGCAGTTGCCGGATGATAAAACGTTGCGCCATCAGATTCTGGAACGTCAGATCATGGACAACATCATTCTGCAGATGGGTGAAAAAGCAGGGATCCAGATCAGCGACGAGCAACTGGACCAGGCGATTCAGAACATCGCTGCGCAGAACCGCATGAGCCTTGATCAGCTGCGCAGCCGTCTGGCTTATGACGGCATGAACTACAGCGTTTATCGCTCTCAGATCCGTAAAGAAATGACCATTGCTGAAGTGCGCAACAACGAAGTACGTCGTCGCGTCACCATTCTGCCGCAGGAAGTCGATACGCTGGCTAACCAAATCGGCTCTCAGAACAGTCAGGGCACCGAACTGAACGTCAGCCATATTCTGCTGCCGCTGCCGGAAAACCCGACGCAGCAGCAGGTTGATGAGCAGGAAACGCTGGCGAAACAGCTGGTTGGCGAACTGAAAAATGGCGCGGACTTCGGCAAGATGGCCGTAACCTACTCTGCCGACTCTCAGGCGCTGAAAGGCGGCAACATGGGCTGGGGTAAAATCGAAGAGTTACCAACCCTGTTTGCGCAGGCGCTGGCGACCGCGAAAAAAGGCGATATCGTCGGACCCGTTCGCTCAGGTGTTGGCTTCCACATCCTGAAAGTAAACGACCTGCGTGGCGAGAGCAAAAATGTCTCTGTCACCGAAGTCCATTCACGTCATATTCTGCTGAAGCCGTCGCCGATTCTGACAGACGAACAGGCACGCGCGCAGCTGGAACAGATCGCTGCTGATATCCGCAGTGGCAAAACCACTTTCGCCGCGGCGGCTAAACAGTACTCTGATGACCCGGGTTCGGCGAACCAGGGTGGCGATCTTGGCTGGACCTCACCGGAATCCTTCGACCCGGCGTTCCGCGACGCGCTGTTGCGTCTGCAGAAAGGCCAGACCAGCCAGCCGGTTCACTCCTCTTTCGGCTGGCATCTGATTCAGTTGCTGGACAGCCGTCAGGTGGACAAAACTGATGCCGCCCAGAAAGAGCGTGCTTACCGTATGCTGTTTAACCGTAAGTTCGCAGAAGAAGCGCAGACCTGGATGCAGGAACAACGCGCCAGCGCCTACGTGAAAATCCTGGATGGCAATGCGCAGTAA
- the rluA gene encoding bifunctional tRNA pseudouridine(32) synthase/23S rRNA pseudouridine(746) synthase RluA yields the protein MEPYNPPREPWLHILYQDAHIMVVNKPSGLLSVPGRLDEHKDSVMTRIQRDFPQAESVHRLDMATSGVMVVALTKAAERELKRQFREREPSKTYVACIWGHPEKEEGLVDLPLICDWPNRPKQMVCFETGKAAQTEYQVLEYRADNSARVSLKPITGRSHQLRVHMLALGHPILGDNFYAHPEAKAMAARLLLHAESLTITHPAFGNAMTFRQPADF from the coding sequence ATGGAACCTTACAATCCACCGCGTGAACCCTGGCTGCACATCCTTTATCAGGATGCGCATATCATGGTGGTGAATAAACCCAGCGGTCTGCTCTCAGTACCCGGTCGTCTGGATGAGCATAAAGATAGCGTGATGACGCGGATTCAGCGTGATTTCCCACAGGCGGAATCTGTCCACCGACTCGATATGGCGACCAGCGGCGTAATGGTAGTGGCGCTGACCAAAGCGGCGGAACGCGAGCTGAAACGCCAGTTCCGCGAACGGGAGCCTTCCAAAACCTACGTGGCCTGCATCTGGGGGCATCCTGAAAAGGAAGAGGGACTGGTTGATCTGCCGCTGATTTGCGACTGGCCAAATCGTCCAAAGCAGATGGTCTGCTTCGAGACTGGCAAAGCCGCGCAGACGGAGTATCAGGTGCTGGAATATCGGGCGGATAACAGTGCGCGCGTGTCGCTGAAGCCGATTACCGGCCGTTCACACCAGCTGCGGGTGCATATGCTGGCGCTGGGCCATCCGATTCTGGGGGATAACTTCTATGCGCACCCGGAGGCCAAAGCGATGGCAGCCCGTTTGCTGCTGCATGCGGAGTCACTGACCATTACTCATCCGGCATTTGGTAATGCCATGACGTTTCGTCAGCCCGCCGATTTTTGA
- the rapA gene encoding RNA polymerase-associated protein RapA: MVFTLGQRWISDTESELGLGTVVAIDTRMITLLFPATGENRLYARNDSPVTRVIFNPGDTITSHEGWQMRVDEVRNENDLMTYIGTRLDTEESDVMLREVMLDSKLVFSKPQDRLFAGQLDRMDRFALRFRARKYQSEQYRLPISGLRGMRTNLIPHQLHIAHDVGRRHAPRVLLADEVGLGKTIEAGMIIQQQLLAGRAERVLIVVPETLQHQWLVEMLRRFNLRFALFDDDRYTEAQHDSDNPFETEQLIICSLDFVRRNKQRLEMLADAEWDLLVVDEAHHLAWSEGEPSREYQVIEKLAEKTAGVLLLTATPEQLGMESHFARLRLLDPDRFHDFAAFVEEQQHFRPIADAVTALLADNAISQQEMNRINDLVGEQDIEPLLQVANSDRDGKLEARQELISMLMDRHGTSRVLFRNTRNGVKGFPKRELHQIRLPLPAQYQTAIKVSGIMGTRKSAEERARDLLYPEQIYQEFEGDSGTWWNFDPRVEWLMGYLTSNRKEKVLVICAKAATALQLEQVLREREGIRAAVFHEGLSIIERDRAAAWFASEENGAQVLLCSEIGSEGRNFQFASRLVMFDLPFNPDLLEQRIGRLDRIGQAHDIQILVPWLEQTAQAVLLRWYHEGLDAFEHTCPTGRTIYDSVHSQLIGYLAAPENNEGFDAFITDCRKQHDALKLQLEQGRDRLLELNSNGGESAQLLANAISEQDNDTGLVSFALNLFDIVGINQEDRSDNLIVLTPSDHMLVPDFPGLPEDGCTITFNRDQALSREDTQFITWEHPLIRNGLDLILSGDTGSSALSLLKNKALPVGTLLVELIYVVEAQAPKHLQLTRFLPPTPIRLLMDTKGTNLAGKVEFESFNRQLNAVNRHTASKLVNAVQQDVHAILTQAEESVVSEARAVIDAARAEANEKLGAERSRLNALKAVNPNIRDDEVEALESNREQVLESLDQANWRLDALRLIVVTHQ; the protein is encoded by the coding sequence ATGGTTTTTACATTAGGTCAGCGCTGGATTAGTGATACGGAAAGTGAACTGGGACTGGGCACCGTGGTGGCGATCGATACCCGCATGATCACCCTGCTGTTTCCGGCCACAGGGGAAAACCGCCTCTATGCCCGCAACGATTCGCCGGTTACCCGCGTCATCTTTAATCCGGGTGATACCATCACCAGTCACGAAGGCTGGCAGATGCGCGTCGATGAAGTACGCAACGAAAATGACCTGATGACCTATATCGGTACCCGGCTGGATACCGAAGAAAGCGACGTGATGCTGCGCGAAGTGATGCTCGACAGCAAACTGGTGTTCAGTAAGCCGCAGGATCGCCTGTTTGCCGGCCAGCTTGACCGGATGGATCGTTTCGCCCTCCGCTTCCGCGCCCGTAAATACCAGAGTGAGCAGTACCGCCTGCCGATCAGCGGCTTACGCGGTATGCGCACCAACCTGATCCCTCACCAGCTGCATATCGCCCACGATGTCGGCCGTCGTCATGCGCCGCGCGTGCTGCTGGCCGATGAAGTTGGCCTGGGGAAAACCATTGAAGCCGGGATGATCATCCAGCAACAGCTGCTGGCAGGTCGTGCTGAGCGTGTCCTGATCGTGGTGCCTGAAACCTTACAGCACCAGTGGCTGGTCGAAATGCTGCGCCGCTTCAACCTGCGCTTTGCGCTGTTTGATGACGATCGCTATACCGAAGCGCAGCACGACAGCGACAACCCGTTTGAAACGGAACAGCTGATTATCTGCTCGCTGGACTTTGTGCGCCGTAACAAACAGCGCCTTGAGATGCTGGCCGATGCCGAATGGGATCTGCTGGTAGTGGATGAGGCGCACCATCTGGCCTGGTCAGAAGGCGAGCCAAGCCGCGAATATCAGGTTATCGAAAAGCTGGCCGAAAAAACTGCCGGGGTTCTGCTGCTGACCGCAACACCCGAACAGCTGGGTATGGAGAGCCACTTCGCCCGTCTGCGCCTGCTCGACCCGGACCGTTTCCATGACTTTGCCGCCTTTGTAGAAGAGCAGCAGCATTTCCGTCCGATTGCTGATGCCGTCACGGCGCTGCTGGCGGACAACGCGATCTCCCAGCAGGAGATGAATCGGATCAACGATCTGGTCGGCGAGCAGGACATTGAGCCGCTGTTGCAGGTCGCCAACAGTGACCGTGATGGCAAGCTGGAGGCGCGTCAGGAGCTGATCTCCATGCTGATGGATCGCCACGGCACCAGCCGCGTACTGTTCCGTAATACCCGTAATGGCGTTAAAGGCTTCCCGAAACGCGAGCTGCACCAGATCCGCCTGCCGCTGCCTGCGCAGTATCAGACGGCGATTAAAGTCTCCGGCATTATGGGTACGCGCAAAAGCGCCGAGGAGCGGGCGCGTGACCTGCTCTACCCGGAGCAGATTTATCAGGAATTTGAGGGCGACAGCGGCACCTGGTGGAACTTCGACCCGCGCGTCGAATGGCTGATGGGCTATCTCACCAGCAACCGTAAAGAGAAAGTGCTGGTGATCTGCGCCAAAGCCGCCACCGCGCTGCAGCTGGAGCAGGTGCTGCGTGAACGTGAAGGCATCCGCGCCGCAGTGTTCCACGAAGGTCTGTCGATTATTGAACGTGACCGTGCTGCCGCCTGGTTCGCCTCAGAAGAGAACGGCGCGCAGGTGCTGCTGTGCTCCGAGATCGGTTCAGAAGGCCGTAACTTCCAGTTTGCCAGCCGTCTGGTGATGTTCGACCTGCCGTTTAACCCGGACCTGCTGGAACAGCGTATCGGTCGTCTGGATCGTATCGGTCAGGCGCACGATATTCAGATTCTGGTGCCGTGGCTGGAGCAGACCGCACAGGCGGTGCTGCTGCGCTGGTATCACGAAGGGCTGGACGCGTTTGAGCACACCTGCCCGACCGGCCGTACCATCTATGACAGCGTCCATTCACAGCTGATCGGCTATCTGGCCGCGCCGGAGAACAATGAAGGCTTCGATGCGTTTATCACTGACTGCCGTAAACAGCACGACGCGCTGAAATTGCAGCTGGAACAGGGACGCGATCGCCTGCTGGAGCTGAACTCCAACGGCGGTGAATCAGCGCAGCTGCTGGCCAATGCCATCAGCGAGCAGGATAACGACACCGGTCTGGTAAGCTTCGCGCTTAACCTGTTTGATATTGTCGGCATCAATCAGGAAGATCGCAGCGATAACCTGATTGTGCTGACCCCTTCCGACCACATGCTGGTGCCCGATTTCCCTGGCCTGCCGGAAGATGGCTGCACCATTACATTTAACCGCGATCAGGCACTGTCACGCGAGGATACTCAGTTCATTACCTGGGAACACCCGCTGATCCGTAACGGTCTGGATCTGATCCTGTCAGGCGATACCGGCAGCAGCGCACTGTCACTGCTGAAGAACAAGGCGCTGCCGGTGGGGACGCTGCTGGTCGAGCTGATCTATGTGGTTGAAGCGCAGGCACCGAAGCATCTGCAACTGACCCGCTTCCTGCCACCGACGCCAATCCGTCTGCTGATGGATACCAAAGGCACTAACCTGGCGGGCAAAGTGGAGTTCGAAAGCTTTAACCGTCAGCTGAATGCGGTTAACCGTCACACCGCCAGTAAACTGGTGAATGCGGTGCAGCAGGATGTGCATGCGATTCTGACGCAGGCCGAAGAGAGCGTCGTCAGTGAAGCGCGTGCGGTGATTGATGCGGCACGTGCTGAAGCGAACGAGAAGCTGGGTGCCGAGCGTTCGCGTCTTAACGCGCTGAAAGCCGTCAACCCGAACATCCGCGACGACGAAGTTGAGGCGCTGGAAAGCAACCGCGAACAGGTGCTGGAAAGTCTCGACCAGGCCAACTGGCGTCTCGACGCGCTGCGCCTGATTGTGGTGACACACCAGTAA
- the lptD gene encoding LPS assembly protein LptD, translating to MKKHIPTLLATLIGAAISQQAFADDLMSQCMLGVPSYNRPLVNGDTNQLPVTIHSDAAKGNYPNDAVFTGNVNIEQGNSRMQADEVQLHQRQQEGQTAPVRTVDALGNVHYDDNQVILKGPKAWSNLNSKDTNVWNGQYQMVDRQGRGTADQMKLRGDNRYTILENGTFTSCLPGSNSWSVVGSEVIQDREEEVAEIWNARFKLGPVPVFYSPYLQLPIGDRRRSGFLIPNAKYGSNNGFEFVLPYYWNIAPQADATITPHYISKRGMKFENEFRYLTTLGAGLMEFDYLGSDKQYDNDKSERGIAESANSDRWLFYWRHAGVYDQHWRFNADYTKVSDKYYFNDLDSKYYSSTDNYATQKFSIGYSDTNWDATLSTKDFQVFGNTTSNNIYRAMPQLDVNLYQNDIGPFDGRVYAQAVKFTNVNSRYPEATRLHVEPTLNLPLSNGWASLDTEAKFLATHYQQTDVDYYNNAANGLRGDKSGELDESVNRTLPQFKVDGRLVFDRDMNSAAGYTQTLEPRVQYLYIPYRNQSNIYPYDSTLLQTDYTGLFRDRTYSGLDRIASANEVATGVTSRIYDTDLVERFNVSVGQIYSFTPSRTGVNQTSKEDDTGSLIWAGDTYWKISDRWGVRGGLQYDTKLDNVSQGNTVLEYRRDADRMVQLSYRYSSPEYVATALNDSSLVTNPIYKNGISQVGTTASWPIADAWSVVGAYYYDTRNTRPASQLVGLQYSSCCYAIRVGYERKINGWENNDSKYDNQISFNIELRGLSPNYGLGTNDMLRQGIIPYQPAF from the coding sequence ATGAAAAAACATATACCTACCCTGCTGGCCACACTGATCGGCGCAGCCATTAGCCAGCAAGCCTTTGCCGACGATTTGATGTCGCAGTGTATGTTAGGCGTGCCGAGTTACAACCGCCCGCTGGTGAACGGTGATACGAACCAGCTGCCTGTCACCATTCACTCCGATGCCGCGAAAGGGAACTATCCCAATGATGCGGTCTTTACCGGCAACGTAAACATTGAGCAGGGCAACAGCCGTATGCAGGCGGATGAAGTTCAGCTTCATCAGCGTCAGCAGGAAGGCCAGACCGCGCCCGTGCGTACCGTCGATGCCCTGGGTAATGTGCACTACGATGACAACCAGGTCATCCTGAAAGGTCCGAAAGCCTGGTCAAACCTCAATAGCAAAGATACCAACGTCTGGAATGGCCAGTACCAGATGGTGGATCGTCAGGGACGTGGGACCGCCGATCAGATGAAGCTGCGCGGCGATAACCGCTATACCATTCTGGAAAACGGTACCTTTACCTCCTGTCTGCCTGGCTCCAACAGCTGGAGCGTAGTGGGTTCAGAAGTGATCCAGGATCGCGAAGAGGAAGTGGCGGAGATCTGGAATGCCCGCTTTAAGCTCGGTCCGGTTCCGGTGTTCTACAGCCCCTATCTGCAGTTACCGATTGGCGATCGCCGCCGGTCCGGTTTCCTGATCCCGAACGCAAAATATGGCAGTAATAACGGCTTTGAGTTCGTTCTGCCCTACTATTGGAACATCGCGCCACAGGCCGATGCGACCATCACGCCGCACTACATCAGTAAGCGCGGCATGAAGTTTGAAAATGAATTCCGTTATCTGACCACGCTGGGTGCCGGTCTGATGGAGTTCGACTACCTCGGTTCCGATAAACAGTACGATAACGACAAATCAGAGCGTGGCATCGCCGAAAGCGCTAACTCCGATCGCTGGCTGTTCTACTGGCGTCATGCGGGTGTTTATGACCAACACTGGCGTTTCAACGCGGACTACACCAAGGTCAGCGACAAATATTACTTCAACGATCTCGACTCGAAGTACTACAGCTCGACTGACAACTACGCCACGCAAAAATTCAGCATTGGCTATTCAGATACCAACTGGGACGCCACGCTCTCTACCAAAGACTTTCAGGTATTCGGCAATACCACCAGCAATAACATTTACCGCGCCATGCCGCAGCTGGACGTTAATCTCTATCAGAACGATATCGGCCCGTTTGATGGCCGCGTTTATGCCCAGGCGGTGAAGTTCACCAACGTCAACAGCCGCTATCCCGAGGCGACCCGCTTGCATGTTGAGCCAACGCTGAACCTGCCACTGTCCAATGGCTGGGCCAGCCTGGATACCGAAGCGAAGTTCCTGGCGACCCACTATCAGCAGACTGACGTTGATTACTATAACAACGCTGCTAATGGTCTTCGGGGTGATAAGAGCGGCGAACTGGATGAGTCGGTCAACCGCACCCTGCCACAGTTTAAAGTGGATGGCCGGCTGGTGTTTGACCGCGATATGAATTCGGCTGCGGGCTATACCCAGACGCTGGAACCGCGCGTGCAGTACCTCTATATCCCGTATCGCAATCAGAGCAACATCTATCCCTACGACTCAACATTGCTGCAAACCGACTACACCGGTCTGTTCCGCGATCGTACTTATAGCGGGCTGGATCGCATCGCGTCGGCCAATGAAGTGGCTACCGGTGTCACCTCGCGTATTTATGATACCGATCTGGTTGAACGTTTTAACGTTTCTGTGGGTCAAATCTACTCGTTTACCCCTTCTCGTACTGGTGTGAATCAAACCAGTAAAGAAGATGATACCGGCAGCCTGATTTGGGCTGGTGATACATACTGGAAAATCAGCGATCGCTGGGGCGTCAGAGGTGGGCTGCAATATGACACCAAACTCGACAACGTCTCCCAGGGCAATACCGTACTCGAATACCGTCGTGATGCCGACCGCATGGTACAGCTGAGCTACCGTTACAGCAGCCCGGAATATGTAGCGACCGCGCTGAACGATAGCAGCCTGGTGACAAACCCTATCTACAAAAACGGGATTTCACAGGTGGGCACTACGGCCAGCTGGCCGATTGCGGATGCATGGTCTGTGGTAGGTGCTTACTACTACGATACCCGCAACACGCGTCCGGCGTCGCAGCTGGTTGGGCTGCAGTACAGCTCATGCTGTTACGCGATCCGGGTCGGTTACGAACGCAAAATTAACGGTTGGGAAAACAACGACAGTAAATATGACAACCAAATCTCATTCAACATTGAGCTGCGTGGTCTGAGTCCTAACTATGGCTTAGGCACCAACGATATGCTGCGTCAGGGCATTATCCCTTACCAGCCCGCTTTCTGA
- the djlA gene encoding co-chaperone DjlA, translating to MRYWGKVMGLAVGLLSGAGFWGIVIGLIIGHMIDKVRGAQGKAYFSNNQTRQTLFFSTTFQVMGHLTKSKGRVTEADIQIASLLMERMQLHGDSRSAAQRAFREGKQADYPLRSKLRELRSACFGRFDLIRMFLEIQIQAAFADGSLHPNERQVLYVIAEELGISRVQFDQFLRMMEGGQQFGGGQRSSGGFQQAQRGPTLEDACSVLGVKSSDDATTIKRAYRKLMSEHHPDKLVAKGLPPEMMEMAKQKAQEIQAAYDLIRKEKGFK from the coding sequence ATGCGCTACTGGGGAAAAGTTATGGGTCTGGCGGTGGGATTACTTTCCGGCGCAGGCTTTTGGGGTATTGTGATCGGTTTGATCATTGGCCATATGATTGACAAAGTACGCGGCGCACAAGGCAAGGCTTACTTCTCAAATAATCAGACCCGACAGACGCTGTTTTTCAGCACGACCTTTCAGGTGATGGGCCATCTGACCAAGTCAAAAGGGCGCGTCACGGAAGCGGATATTCAGATTGCTTCGCTGTTAATGGAACGGATGCAGCTGCACGGTGACTCCCGCAGTGCAGCCCAGCGCGCGTTCCGCGAAGGCAAGCAGGCGGATTACCCGTTACGCAGCAAATTGCGTGAACTGCGCAGCGCCTGTTTTGGCCGGTTCGATCTGATTCGGATGTTCCTGGAGATCCAGATTCAGGCCGCCTTTGCCGACGGCTCACTGCATCCCAATGAGCGTCAGGTGCTCTATGTGATTGCTGAAGAGCTGGGCATTTCACGGGTCCAGTTCGACCAGTTCCTGCGCATGATGGAAGGTGGCCAGCAGTTTGGCGGTGGTCAGCGCAGTTCTGGCGGTTTCCAGCAGGCGCAACGCGGCCCGACGCTGGAAGATGCCTGCAGCGTACTGGGCGTGAAAAGCAGTGATGACGCCACCACCATTAAACGCGCCTATCGCAAACTGATGAGCGAGCATCATCCCGACAAGCTGGTGGCGAAAGGATTACCGCCTGAGATGATGGAGATGGCGAAACAGAAAGCGCAGGAAATTCAGGCGGCGTACGATCTGATTCGCAAAGAGAAAGGCTTTAAATAA
- the apaG gene encoding Co2+/Mg2+ efflux protein ApaG — MSETARVSVHVQSQYVASQSSPDDDRYVFAYTITIRNLGRSSVQLLGRYWLITNGNGRETEVQGEGVVGEQPFIAPGNEFQYTSGAVIETPMGTMQGHYVMVDEQGDTFHVEIPVFRLAIQTHIH, encoded by the coding sequence ATGAGTGAAACGGCCCGCGTCTCCGTCCATGTGCAAAGCCAGTACGTTGCCTCACAATCCTCACCGGATGATGATCGTTACGTCTTCGCCTATACCATTACGATACGCAATCTGGGCCGTTCCTCCGTGCAACTGCTGGGACGTTACTGGCTGATTACCAACGGTAATGGCCGCGAAACGGAAGTTCAGGGTGAAGGCGTGGTCGGTGAACAGCCGTTTATTGCGCCTGGCAATGAATTTCAGTACACCAGCGGTGCCGTGATCGAAACGCCGATGGGCACCATGCAGGGGCATTATGTGATGGTCGACGAACAGGGTGATACTTTCCACGTCGAGATCCCGGTGTTCCGCCTCGCTATTCAGACCCACATTCATTGA